A single window of Pseudoduganella plicata DNA harbors:
- a CDS encoding amino acid permease translates to MSIFRTKNLDDMVAASRKPGGLKKVLGPFDLVLMGIGAIVGTGIFVLTGTGALTAGPALPLSFVIAAVACAFAALCYAEFASTVPVAGSIYTYSYATMGELVAWMIGWDLMLEYGLATSAVSVGWSGYFQSLIASVGWHLPDALTAAPGAVPGKVTYFNLPALLIMLVLTWLLALGVRESARLNNVMVAIKIGVVVLFIAVGIRHVEPANWQPFMPFGHTGVLGAAALVFFAFIGFDAVTSAAEEVKRPERDLPIGIIGSLTVCTLLYVTVSAIMTGIVPFKQFEGVDHPVSLALKFAGENWVASFVDAGAILGMTTVILVMLYGQTRVVFAMSRDGLLPARLSAISPKHGTPYFATWVVGIIFSLIAALIPLDTLAKLVNMGTLAAFCLVSVAVIVLRRTRPELHRAFRCPGVPFVPALAVVCCLGLMSYLSLETWIAFGIWLLIGLVVYFAYARKRSLLHPR, encoded by the coding sequence GTGAGTATTTTCAGAACTAAGAATCTCGACGATATGGTCGCGGCCAGCCGCAAACCGGGCGGCCTGAAGAAAGTCCTTGGCCCCTTCGACCTCGTGCTCATGGGTATCGGCGCCATTGTCGGTACCGGTATTTTCGTGCTGACCGGCACGGGCGCCCTGACCGCGGGCCCCGCGCTGCCGCTGTCGTTCGTCATCGCCGCGGTGGCCTGCGCCTTTGCCGCGCTATGCTACGCGGAATTCGCCTCCACGGTGCCCGTCGCCGGCTCCATCTATACGTACAGCTACGCCACGATGGGCGAGCTGGTGGCATGGATGATCGGCTGGGACCTGATGCTGGAATACGGCCTGGCCACGTCCGCCGTATCGGTCGGCTGGTCCGGCTACTTCCAGTCGCTGATCGCCAGTGTCGGCTGGCACCTGCCGGACGCTCTGACAGCCGCGCCCGGCGCCGTGCCGGGCAAGGTGACGTATTTCAACCTGCCTGCGCTGCTGATCATGCTCGTGCTGACGTGGTTGCTGGCCCTGGGCGTGCGCGAGTCGGCCCGCCTGAACAACGTGATGGTGGCCATCAAGATCGGCGTCGTCGTGCTGTTTATCGCCGTCGGCATCCGCCATGTGGAGCCCGCCAACTGGCAGCCGTTCATGCCGTTCGGCCATACGGGCGTGCTGGGCGCGGCCGCCCTGGTGTTCTTTGCCTTCATCGGTTTCGATGCCGTCACGTCCGCGGCCGAGGAAGTCAAGCGTCCCGAGCGCGACCTGCCGATCGGCATCATCGGCTCGCTGACCGTCTGTACGCTGCTGTACGTGACGGTGTCGGCCATCATGACCGGCATCGTGCCGTTCAAGCAGTTCGAAGGCGTCGATCACCCCGTCTCGCTGGCACTGAAATTCGCCGGTGAAAACTGGGTGGCCAGCTTTGTCGACGCCGGCGCGATCCTCGGCATGACGACAGTCATCCTGGTGATGCTGTACGGCCAGACCCGCGTGGTCTTCGCCATGTCGCGCGACGGCCTGCTGCCGGCCCGCCTGTCGGCAATTTCGCCGAAACACGGCACGCCCTACTTCGCCACGTGGGTGGTGGGCATCATCTTCAGCCTGATCGCCGCGCTGATCCCGCTGGACACGCTGGCCAAACTGGTCAACATGGGCACGCTGGCGGCGTTCTGCCTGGTGTCGGTGGCCGTCATCGTGCTGCGCCGCACGCGTCCCGAACTGCACCGCGCGTTCCGCTGTCCTGGCGTGCCGTTCGTCCCGGCGCTGGCCGTGGTCTGCTGCCTCGGCCTGATGTCCTACCTGTCGCTGGAAACGTGGATCGCGTTCGGCATCTGGCTGCTGATTGGCCTGGTGGTCTATTTCGCCTACGCGCGCAAACGCTCGCTGTTGCATCCGCGCTGA
- a CDS encoding LuxR family transcriptional regulator produces MNFTQWQDLQLQGLLTATTEDDLFAVLSAAARDLGFEYCAYGLRMPLPVSNPKVYMRNNYSPHWQERYARLNYVRVDPTVAHGMKSVLPLVWTDKVFDQCQEFWEDARHHGLRVGWAQSSYDARGVGGLLTLARSHDRLSESELRDHSLKMSWLVQVAHEGMTRVVSIAAPSGPALTARELEVLRWTADGKTSGEVGQIMHISERTVNFHVNNALAKLGAVNKTAGVVKAAMLRLL; encoded by the coding sequence GTGAATTTCACGCAATGGCAGGACCTGCAGCTGCAGGGTTTGCTCACGGCGACAACGGAGGACGATCTGTTCGCCGTGCTGTCGGCTGCCGCACGCGACCTGGGATTCGAATACTGCGCATATGGGCTGCGGATGCCGCTGCCCGTGTCGAACCCGAAGGTATACATGCGCAATAACTACTCGCCGCACTGGCAGGAGCGTTATGCGCGGCTGAACTACGTGCGCGTCGATCCCACGGTAGCGCACGGCATGAAATCGGTGCTGCCGCTGGTGTGGACCGACAAGGTGTTCGACCAGTGCCAGGAGTTCTGGGAAGATGCGCGCCACCACGGCTTGCGCGTGGGCTGGGCCCAGTCCTCCTACGATGCGCGCGGCGTGGGCGGCCTGCTGACCCTGGCCCGCTCGCATGACAGGCTGAGCGAGTCGGAACTGCGCGACCACTCGCTGAAAATGTCCTGGCTCGTGCAGGTGGCGCACGAGGGCATGACGCGCGTCGTGTCGATCGCCGCGCCGTCGGGGCCGGCGTTGACGGCACGCGAGCTGGAGGTGCTGCGCTGGACGGCGGACGGCAAGACGTCCGGCGAGGTCGGCCAGATCATGCACATCTCGGAACGCACCGTCAATTTCCACGTCAACAATGCGCTGGCCAAGCTGGGTGCCGTCAACAAGACGGCCGGGGTCGTCAAGGCGGCCATGCTGCGGCTGCTCTAG
- a CDS encoding DUF4902 domain-containing protein: MSDKPYVRMTFDAMQRRALRHLVSALDEDDTGHPGDGAFASAITGYTEWVGEGEPVLTMGWDWEMRAGSDGVALRRVGDPRSNLCVVMRPGAADDIADSSTLLKILIDRSNWQEETLRYLQRRYDG; encoded by the coding sequence ATGTCCGATAAGCCCTACGTACGCATGACGTTTGACGCCATGCAGCGGCGCGCGCTGCGTCATCTGGTTTCCGCGCTTGACGAGGACGACACCGGCCATCCCGGCGATGGAGCATTTGCCAGCGCCATCACAGGTTATACCGAGTGGGTGGGCGAAGGCGAGCCCGTTTTGACGATGGGCTGGGATTGGGAGATGCGCGCCGGCAGCGACGGCGTCGCGCTGCGCCGCGTGGGCGATCCCCGCAGCAACCTGTGCGTGGTCATGCGCCCGGGCGCCGCCGACGATATCGCCGACAGCAGCACCCTGCTGAAAATCCTGATCGACCGCTCCAACTGGCAGGAGGAAACGTTGCGCTACTTGCAGCGCCGCTACGACGGCTGA